DNA from Paludisphaera mucosa:
TGGGATTGAACAGGTCGTCTCCGAAGTCGACGTCGACGTCGTCGCCGCCGCCGGCCTCGTAGATCTCGTTGGGGCCGACGCCCACGGTGTTGGGCAGGTTGCCTCCCTGGTCCATGATGTTGGGCGAGGGGTCGAACTGGTCGGTGTGCCAGTTGGCGAAGAAGTGGCCGGCCTCGTGGGCGACGATGTTGCCCACGCCCACGCCGACCAGCCCCACGATCGAGAGGCCCAGCGAGGGGTCGAAGAACTGGTTCAGCGAGTTCGGGTCCGAAGCCGGGGCGCTGAGGAGGTCCAGGAGCGTGACGGCCGAGTCCTCCGTCTCGAAGTTGCCGACGTCGATCGACTGCGCGATGCCGATCGTCGAGATGCCCAGCTCGTCGATCGTGCCGCCGACGATCACCCGGCTGACGTTGGGCTGGCCGAACGGATCGGGGTCGTCGCGGCTGTTGCGGACGTCGATGCCGTAATGGCCGGGGATTCCGTCGGAATCGAAGTCGCCGTTGTTGCCGATGTTGGCGAAGTTCTCCGAGACCGAGGCCACGATGGCGTCGATCACGGCGTCCTCGTCGCCGGGTCCCAGGCCCCAGCCGGGCAGGAACGCCGAGAGCGGCGACAGCGTGCGGATGCCCGACCCCCCGAAGATCGAGGCGTCGATCGTGCCGCCGTCGAAGTCGAGGTAGAGGATCTGCTTCGTCCCGATCGGCTGCGATTCCAGCGCCGGGCGGAAGGTTCGGAGGTTGAGGGTGTAACCGCCCGAGCCGGCGTCGACCGCGATGGTGTAGGTCCCGGGCGTGTCGACGACCCAGGACAGGGCCGCGTTGCCGTTGCGCAGCAGCGGCGACGAATCGGGATAGATGAACGTCGCGTTCTGCGAGGAGCCCATCAGCAGCGAGCCGTCGGGGGCGCGGAAGCTCAGGTCCGTGGCGCCGCCGTCGACGTTCGCGCCGAAGATGTCGCCGGCCTGGAGGTCGACCGAGAAGAAGTCCTGGTCGCCGGAGGTCAGCGTCCCCGTGACGTCGACCGCCGAATCCTGGCCCGGCCCGAAGCCCAAAGGCATCGGGTTGGCCAGGGCGATCGTGTCGTTGGGCTCGGCCTCGTTGAAGCTCGAGAACGTGGTGATCGGTCCGCCCGACGACCGCACGGGCGTCGAGCCGGGAGCGTTCGGCCCCACGGCCGCGCCGAGCGCCGCGGTCATCTGCCGGGCCACTTCCGAGATGGTCAGGCCCTGGGGGAGATACGCGGTGGCGAGCGACGGGAACTGCTGGATGGCGGCCATGGTCTGGGCCAGGCCGTCGGTCAGCATGACGCGGCTCTCAAGATGCTCGAGCGCGGCCCGCCGGAAATTCGGCTTGCGAGAGGCCGGGACGGTGCGATTGCGTCGAGGGGGACGGGAAGCGGATCTCATGTTGCGGCTCCTCGGCGATGGTGATGCATACGAGATGTGGCGGTCTTCGGCCGACCGTCGGCTGCGCCCATCGCCCCCCTTTCGAAGGCCCTGAGCGACGTCGCAATGACGGCTGCCGCGCGGAAATTCGGATCGCAAAGCGGCGCGTTCGAGCGGATTCGGCGACTAAACAGTTGATCGGGAGAGATGGACGATCGGAACGAAGCGACCGAGAACATGGGGGCGGCGTTTCGATCCACCCCGAATGGAGTTTTCACGTGTCGATCCCCGCTCACCCCTTGAGCACGCTTGAGGACGCGCCGAGGATCCGGAGAGCAGGCGTGACGACCGGGCGGTGGAGGAAGTCCGCGTTTCTTGCGGTCGATGCACGAGATCCCCGTCGTCCCGCGTCGGCCGATTTCGACTCGATTCTGGACGCCTTCAGAGTTGACATCTCGGCCGCGGCGGCAGGCGGACGGCGGGTCGCGACGTCGGGCCCCGATCGAGAGAAACCCGGCGGCCTCTCGAAACGACCCCCGGCGATCCACGCGTGCCGCGCCGGGGCCTGGCGTGCCCCTCGAGGCGGTCGACTCGTCCGCTGCGACATCAACGTCGTCTCGTTGAATCAGTCCGCCGGCGACCGAGCGTGGAGATCGAATCCGTCCAGAATTGGCTCAAGCGTCACGGGAGAGCGTGCCGCCCCGATCGAGCATCTCGGCCTTACGAGACCGCTCGGAGCTACGGACGACGAGCAAGGCTCTCGACGCCCCGGTTGGCGGCCTCGAAGAGGCGGCGGCGAAGCAGGCCTCCCGCGGCGATCAGTGCGGACGCGCCGCAGAGGACCAGGCTCGAGGGCTCGGGCACTGCGCTGACGGAGACCTTGTCGATCCCCAGGGCGCTGTCAAAGAACGAGTCGTTGTCCACCGCGTTCGCGACACCGAATTCCAGCGTGTAAGATCCGCCCGACGCGATCAGGAAAGAGACCGACACCCACCCCGTCGTGCCCTGAGGTCCGACGGTCGCTTCATCCGCGCTGAAGAGGGTGGCGACCAGGTTCTGCGACCCGTCGTAGAGTCGGGCGTACCCGTAGTCGTTGTTCGCGTCGTCCCCGGTGTCGAAGAAGACGTCGAACGAAAGCGTTTCGCCGGCGCTCGCCTGGAAGGTCTGCGACAGGGTCGTCGCCACGTCCACTCCGAGGCCCGTCCTGAGATAGCCCAGGTAGTCGAGGTCGGTCGGGAAGAAGGTCCCGCCCGTGCCCAGCGAAGAGACCGAGAACTCCGCGGTCGCCAGCGAGGGATCGTTGGCCGACCATCCCGCGAGATCCCCCGTCTCGAAGGAACCGTTGATGACCCCAGCATCGACGCGAGACGCGGTCGAGGCCGTCAGCCCGAGCGCGACGATCAGCAAGACTGGATAGGAACCGAATCTCATCGTTAAGCACCCTCGTCACATCGACTCGGCCTTGAGTCCATGATGCCCATCCCACACGGATGAGTCGGAGATCGAATAGGGGGCCGATTATTCAGTGGGTTTGAGCGAGATGCAAGAAAATAATTAATTAGGGTCCTTTTCGACTAGTCTGAAAAATTTAGTAGTTTATCCGTGCTATTCTCATGATCAGATTCGACGTGCACGGATCGACCCCAAACCGGTCGGCCCGATCTCGAACCCTCGCACCTCGCGCCTGACTCGTCCGGCCCGGTGCAGGCCGTCCGACGCGCTCAACCGATTGGGCCGTCGTCGACTCACGATCCGTGGGATCGGACGGACGAATCCTCTTCCTCGATCCCGACCTGAGCCGCCCGCAGGCCGGCAGGCCG
Protein-coding regions in this window:
- a CDS encoding PEP-CTERM sorting domain-containing protein (PEP-CTERM proteins occur, often in large numbers, in the proteomes of bacteria that also encode an exosortase, a predicted intramembrane cysteine proteinase. The presence of a PEP-CTERM domain at a protein's C-terminus predicts cleavage within the sorting domain, followed by covalent anchoring to some some component of the (usually Gram-negative) cell surface. Many PEP-CTERM proteins exhibit an unusual sequence composition that includes large numbers of potential glycosylation sites. Expression of one such protein has been shown restore the ability of a bacterium to form floc, a type of biofilm.), translated to MRFGSYPVLLIVALGLTASTASRVDAGVINGSFETGDLAGWSANDPSLATAEFSVSSLGTGGTFFPTDLDYLGYLRTGLGVDVATTLSQTFQASAGETLSFDVFFDTGDDANNDYGYARLYDGSQNLVATLFSADEATVGPQGTTGWVSVSFLIASGGSYTLEFGVANAVDNDSFFDSALGIDKVSVSAVPEPSSLVLCGASALIAAGGLLRRRLFEAANRGVESLARRP